Within Rhinopithecus roxellana isolate Shanxi Qingling unplaced genomic scaffold, ASM756505v1 contig4871, whole genome shotgun sequence, the genomic segment GACTCCAAGGGCAAGAGGATCAAAGGGCTCCTTTTCATCCATCGGCCACCCTGCCCCAGGTCCCCAGAAGAGGCCAGAAGTGAGTACTACAGTTGTTTCTTCCCTCCTCATCCAAACTGCTTACTCCTTTCTGAactgtctgtttttctttctttcttttttttggggggatggagtctcgctctgtagcccaggctagagtgcaggggcatgattttggctcactgcaagctccgcctcccaggttcacgccattctcctgtctcagcctcccaagtagctgggactataggcacccaccaccacgactggataatttttgtattttggtagagacagggtttcaccatgttagccaggatggtcttgatctcctgacttcatgatccgcccgtttcggcctcccaaagtgctgggattacaggtgtgagccaccgcgcccggccgactgtcTGTTTTCTATGAGCACTGCAAGGGGTTATGGCGTGAGCTGATGGGTAAAAAATCAGCAagtgaccaatgatgatgaggaTGACTGACCTATCCACCAGCCCCGGCCCGAAGTCGCCCTTTGCACAAGAGCAGGTGGGAACAGTCTCCAGGGGCACGTGGATCCTGGTGGCCCTGGGCCAGCCAGACACTTGTTTTCATTCCGAGAAGTGGATGTGGTAAACCTGTGTCTTCGGGGTGCTTGACTTTGTGGCCCAAAGAGCCAAGAGTGGGCACGTACCTTTCTCACGAGCTGGGCAAAATCCCCACATTCCCGGGGCGGCAGCCCGAGCAGTGGCCGCGTGCAGGAGTCCAGCGCGGAGCCGTGACTCACAATGAGGATGGCGCCCGCTGTGTGAAATAAGAACACCTCCGGGTCAAAGCAGCCCCAGAGAGCACCTTTTATTAGACCAGGGTCCCCAAATTGGTGGGGGCAGAGCTACCTCAGAGTGCCCCGAAGCCTGGCGAGACCCCTGGGCTAGAAGTAGTGTGGCTGGTAACCGCTTAGTGATGCCTGCATCCCACCCTCGCTCGTGGATTCCCCTGTACTCAGCAGCTGCCCACCAGCCTCAGGGAGGCCTAGGAAGTGAGCTGAGCCACCCCTGTGGTGGCCGGCTGCCTGGGTCCCGTCAGCCACAGACTGGGATGTAGCGGTGGCTGCCACCCAGGCCAGACCTGATTCACTTGAGAAAGGTCAGCCGGTGGTTTTATCACACGAGCCTGCTATGACTCCTGCTTTAGATAAGAacacctgggaccacaggccgaGTGGGCCTCGCTCAGGTGACGCGTGTGTCCCTGCCAGCTCGGGGAAAGGTGTGGGAAGCCAGCGCTTCTGCATGTGCTTCATCCAGGACAAAGCAACATGGGAGGATTAGGAGACCCGTGTGATGGTCAGGGAAGGGGGCTCCAGCTGGAAGTTGgttgttctttctctctgtctcttttgtttCCCAGGAAGCTGACTCGAATCCCTTAGACACGGGTGGTTTGTGCTGACCCTGCTGGCCTGGGTCCCATCAGCACTCAGTACCAGGATTGGGGGGTCTCGGGGCCTGGGCGGCAGGGGAGTGCGTGTCTATGCACCTGGTTACTGCAGCAGTAGCAGTGGTGATGAACACTTGGTTGCTGGAgaatggggggtggggggcaggggaagTGGGGGCATTCATCGGTTCAGAAAATTGGCCAATTTCCATCTCAGAGATAATTCCCCAAGCCCCAGGGGCTGTTCATACAGAGGATGGTGAGGCACTTACTGTCCTGCGGACAGGTGTTGACGATTTGCACCACGCTCGCCGTGCACCTGTCCACGTACTCCTGGTAGCTCTCGGCTGGCAAGAGGGCAGACAGGGGAAATGCGGGCCTGGAAGGAGGAGATGGAGAGGCTGCTGCCCTGGCCCTTTGGTAGGGATTAGGAGGGCACGGCTGCAGTTAGCTGGGGAAGGAGAATGTTCTTCCAGGATGGCTCTCCCTCCAGGCAGGCTCGTGGTCAACAGGGAGGCTCCAGTTTTGTGCTGGAAACTGGCAAAGCACTGACAGTCAATCTCCAGCACACATTCTTACTCAACACCAGGAGGGCTCTGTGATGGTAGAGTCAGACATGGGTGGAGAATGACAAAGGCTCTCTCCTTGATCAAACTCCAGTCCAGCTCTTCTGAACCTTCTTCTTGATGAGGTCTTGACCCTTGGACTTCTGTGTCTGTTCTTGCAGAGTGAATTTAGCAAGAACCTCTTACCCTCGAAATCTGATCAAGTTCTTTGTCCTCTACCACCCCCCCAGGTGATGTCTGATCACCTTGGCCTGCTTTTAGCAAGAGTCCCCGTTTAGGTTAGTTTCACAAGAATGACCCACCTTCTCAGGAATTTCCCATCCACCAACTCCCACCCTGCTCTGTGACTATAACTCCCCACTTTTCCTTGTATTCGGAGTTGAGCCTCACCTCTCTCCCCTGCTGCAAAACCCCACTGCAGCAGTCCCtcttgaataaagtctttcttACCACTTTAACAGTGTCATGACATTTTCCCTTAATAAGAACTGGAAAAGCCCCAGTGGCAGAGAACTTTAGAACAGCATACCTGTAACCAGTGTCGATGTTGAAATTTGCCTCTTTCAGCTCTTCCAGGCTCATGAGGGTTGGGGTGGTTTTTCCAGCTTCCCATTTTGTCCATTCAAAGATTCCAGGTTCCACTcgtatcttgatttttttctccagtttGAGTTCTGGACTCAACAGAATACAAGTGTTTATCATCCTCAACATCCACCCTGACTTTGCATAAATAAGTCTCCGTTTAGATCTTAGACCGTCACACACAAGTCTAAATCATACCTTTTAAACAGTGTGATTTTCTTCTTGGCAAATACCGTTCTGTGATTAGGAATAGCCATGCTATTTCTGAGGTCAAAACTGATGAGCAGTGGGAAGGTATCAGAGGAGAGATGGCCCCCTGTGTGCCAGGAAGGACCAGAGTCTCCCAAGAGCTGGTGAATGTCCCAGGCAGCAGGCTCATGCTGGGGCTCACCTGAGCACCCACGAAACCAGCCCACCGGCTGCATCCTTCAACATGGCGGATCCAGGGATCAGTGGACAAGATGTGACCCATCTTGAGGAATGTTGGCCTCATGAGGCCCTTTCCTGATAAACACTTACACAGATTGGGCAAGAGGTGAACAATGGAAGGAGCCATCTTCTGGAACATTCTGACTCCCTGCAACTCACACTTCCcaagcatttatattttaattaaaggaaGAGCCATAAAGTAAGGCCACCTCTTTTTGAGTGGAAAAAAGGACCTGAATGTTTTCACTGGGAACTCAAATGCTGGGCATAAAATTAATTCCTCAAATGTGATTTAGGTCCATGGAAGGAGCTCTTTCATCAAGCATGCTTAGAAAAGAGAGTTAAAGCAAGTTAATCAGGCCCCTGAGTCCTCCCTATCAACCAGATCCCCTAGTCCTCCCACATCAACCAGGCCCCCGAGTCCTTCCCCATCAACCAGGCCCCCAAGTCCTCCCTGACTCCTC encodes:
- the LOC115896091 gene encoding ubiquitin-associated and SH3 domain-containing protein A-like isoform X2; the protein is MYTFSLATDLNSRKDSEASSRCNGEFLPQTARSLSSLQALQATVERKSVLVVRHGERVDQIFGKSWLQQCSTPDGKYYRPDLNFPCSLPRRSRGIKDFENDPPLSSCGIFQSRIAGDALLDSGIRISSVFASPALRCVQTAKLILEELKLEKKIKIRVEPGIFEWTKWEAGKTTPTLMSLEELKEANFNIDTGYRPAFPLSALLPAESYQEYVDRCTASVVQIVNTCPQDTGAILIVSHGSALDSCTRPLLGLPPRECGDFAQLVRKVRAHSWLFGPQSQAPRRHRFTTSTSRNENKCLAGPGPPGSTCPWRLFPPALVQRATSGRGWWIGQSSSSSLVTC
- the LOC115896091 gene encoding ubiquitin-associated and SH3 domain-containing protein A-like isoform X1: MYTFSLATDLNSRKDSEASSRCNGEFLPQTARSLSSLQALQATVERKSVLVVRHGERVDQIFGKSWLQQCSTPDGKYYRPDLNFPCSLPRRSRGIKDFENDPPLSSCGIFQSRIAGDALLDSGIRISSVFASPALRCVQTAKLILEELKLEKKIKIRVEPGIFEWTKWEAGKTTPTLMSLEELKEANFNIDTGYSFQHKTGASLLTTSLPGGRAILEEHSPSPANCSRALLIPTKGPGQQPLHLLLPGPHFPCLPSCQPRATRSTWTGARRAWCKSSTPVRRTVFLFHTAGAILIVSHGSALDSCTRPLLGLPPRECGDFAQLVRKVRAHSWLFGPQSQAPRRHRFTTSTSRNENKCLAGPGPPGSTCPWRLFPPALVQRATSGRGWWIGQSSSSSLVTC
- the LOC115896091 gene encoding ubiquitin-associated and SH3 domain-containing protein A-like isoform X3 — translated: MYTFSLATDLNSRKDSEASSRCNGEFLPQTARSLSSLQALQATVERKSVLVVRHGERVDQIFGKSWLQQCSTPDGKYYRPDLNFPCSLPRRSRGIKDFENDPPLSSCGIFQSRIAGDALLDSGIRISSVFASPALRCVQTAKLILEELKLEKKIKIRVEPGIFEWTKWEAGKTTPTLMSLEELKEANFNIDTGYRPAFPLSALLPAESYQEYVDRCTASVVQIVNTCPQDSVLISHSGRHPHCESRLRAGLLHAATARAAAPGMWGFCPAREKGTCPLLALWATKSSTPKTQVYHIHFSE